The following proteins are co-located in the Chlamydiota bacterium genome:
- a CDS encoding glycosyltransferase: protein MRILHVVPSFYPAFYHGGPIYSLYHLCNALVKSGIELKVLTTDMCGRDHLQIREFPLYAPLGYPIYFFRRRFFVSVAPGLLGYLLKMVRWADVVHLTAVYSFPTIPTLLMCRLLSKPIVWSPRGSLERWDGSRRLLVKRIWEWICRHVMPQRTFLHVTSEEEAKASETCFKKIPTRIVPNGVDIPAEVKHTNGNGTLRLLYLSRLDPKKGLENLLQACQLLNQNKPLKWTLKIAGFGEPSYVRKIEALLKESNFGNQVEMVGKVEGDEKEKWFQDTDVFIFPSHTENFGVVVAESLAHGIPVIVSRGTPWKRVEEKDCGLWVENHPESLAQAIEKISKMPLRQMGSRGRQWMQEEFSWDQQAKKMSHVYFEINKNGN from the coding sequence ATGCGAATTCTTCATGTTGTCCCATCTTTTTATCCTGCTTTCTATCATGGTGGCCCCATTTATTCTTTATATCATTTGTGCAATGCCTTGGTCAAATCAGGTATAGAGCTAAAGGTGCTTACGACAGACATGTGTGGACGAGATCATCTTCAGATTCGAGAGTTTCCTTTGTATGCCCCTTTGGGTTATCCGATTTATTTTTTTCGAAGACGGTTTTTTGTGAGTGTTGCCCCTGGCCTTTTGGGCTATTTGCTTAAGATGGTCCGGTGGGCCGACGTGGTTCATTTAACGGCTGTTTATTCGTTTCCCACAATTCCGACACTTTTAATGTGTCGTTTATTATCCAAGCCTATTGTATGGTCTCCTCGAGGTTCTCTGGAGCGTTGGGATGGATCGAGGCGTCTCCTTGTGAAGCGTATCTGGGAATGGATTTGCCGTCATGTAATGCCTCAAAGGACATTTTTGCATGTCACTTCTGAAGAGGAGGCAAAGGCCAGTGAAACCTGTTTCAAAAAGATCCCCACCCGTATTGTTCCCAATGGTGTGGATATTCCCGCAGAAGTAAAGCATACGAATGGAAATGGGACATTGCGTTTACTTTATTTAAGTCGTCTTGATCCCAAAAAGGGGTTAGAAAATCTTCTTCAGGCTTGTCAGTTGTTAAATCAAAATAAGCCACTCAAATGGACACTGAAGATCGCAGGTTTTGGGGAACCATCTTATGTAAGAAAAATAGAGGCCTTGCTCAAGGAATCGAATTTTGGAAATCAGGTGGAAATGGTGGGAAAAGTGGAGGGTGATGAAAAAGAAAAATGGTTTCAGGATACGGACGTCTTTATATTTCCTTCCCACACAGAGAATTTCGGGGTGGTGGTCGCTGAGTCACTGGCTCATGGAATCCCCGTCATTGTCAGTCGAGGGACGCCTTGGAAACGCGTGGAGGAAAAGGATTGTGGTTTGTGGGTAGAGAATCATCCTGAAAGTTTGGCCCAGGCCATTGAAAAAATCAGTAAAATGCCACTGCGTCAAATGGGAAGTCGTGGCAGGCAATGGATGCAAGAGGAATTCTCTTGGGATCAGCAAGCGAAAAAAATGAGCCATGTGTATTTTGAAATCAACAAAAACGGGAATTAA